One part of the [Synechococcus] sp. NIES-970 genome encodes these proteins:
- a CDS encoding flavoprotein, which yields MVATPLKAEKRLTIQTEQINADTTTIRSLDWDRDRFDIEFGLQNGTTYNSYIIRGEKIALVDTSHAKFREMYLAALTEQLDPTTIDYIIISHTEPDHSGLVKDVLKIAPQAVVVGAKIAIKFLQDLVHDPFEFIEVKSGDRLDLGKGHNLEFVSAPNLHWPDTIFTYDPASEILFTCDAFGMHYCSDATYDEDLKALEPDYRFYYECLMAPNARSVLSALKRVDKLDGEVSLVANGHGPLLKHNTKEMMDWYRQWSEAQTKGDKMAAVFYVSDYGYSDRISQAIAKGITKAGVAVEMVDLKVADPQDVHEIVGRAAGLVIGMPPIDSAYNDALSKAIGTMLAASKDKQVFGMFESYGGNDEPIDPLLTRFRDAGLTKAFDSIRVREEPTETLYQLCEESGTDLGQLLTQKEKLKQRKGIDSELDKAMGRISGGLYIITAQKGNAKGAMVASWVTQASFDPPGFTVAVAKDRAIESLMQVGDRFVLNILEEGKYQPLMKHFLKRFPPGADRFEGVNVQTAKNGSPILNDALAYLECEVVSRMECSDHWIVYSKIDAGRVSNPDGLTAVHHRKVGNYY from the coding sequence ATGGTTGCGACGCCTTTGAAAGCCGAAAAACGCTTAACAATTCAAACAGAGCAGATCAACGCTGATACCACCACCATTCGCTCCCTAGATTGGGACCGCGATCGCTTTGATATTGAGTTCGGTTTGCAAAATGGCACCACCTACAATTCCTACATTATCCGGGGCGAGAAAATTGCCCTGGTAGATACTTCCCACGCTAAGTTTCGGGAGATGTACTTGGCGGCCCTCACGGAACAGCTTGACCCGACAACCATTGATTACATCATCATTAGCCACACGGAGCCTGACCACAGCGGCCTGGTGAAAGATGTGCTAAAAATTGCCCCCCAAGCGGTGGTGGTTGGGGCGAAAATTGCGATTAAGTTTTTGCAAGATCTGGTGCATGATCCCTTTGAATTTATTGAGGTCAAAAGTGGCGATCGCCTGGATCTCGGCAAGGGCCACAACCTAGAATTTGTGAGCGCCCCAAACCTCCACTGGCCCGATACGATTTTTACCTATGACCCAGCCAGTGAAATTCTCTTCACCTGCGATGCCTTTGGGATGCACTACTGCTCTGATGCCACCTATGACGAAGATCTAAAAGCCCTCGAACCTGATTACCGCTTTTACTATGAATGCTTGATGGCTCCCAATGCCCGCTCTGTGCTCAGTGCCTTGAAACGGGTCGATAAGCTTGATGGGGAAGTTTCTCTCGTTGCCAATGGCCATGGCCCGCTGCTGAAGCACAACACCAAAGAAATGATGGACTGGTATCGCCAGTGGAGTGAAGCCCAGACCAAAGGGGACAAAATGGCAGCGGTTTTTTATGTCTCTGATTATGGCTATAGCGATCGCATCTCCCAGGCGATCGCCAAGGGGATCACAAAAGCTGGGGTGGCCGTAGAAATGGTGGATCTCAAGGTAGCCGATCCCCAGGATGTCCATGAAATCGTCGGCCGGGCTGCTGGTCTAGTGATTGGGATGCCCCCCATCGACAGCGCCTATAACGATGCTCTCAGTAAGGCGATCGGCACGATGCTCGCCGCTTCTAAAGATAAACAAGTTTTTGGGATGTTCGAGTCCTACGGGGGCAATGATGAACCCATCGATCCTCTTTTAACTCGTTTTCGTGATGCGGGTCTAACCAAAGCCTTTGACTCCATTCGCGTCCGGGAAGAACCCACAGAAACCCTCTACCAGCTCTGCGAAGAATCGGGCACTGACCTCGGCCAGTTGCTCACCCAAAAGGAAAAACTCAAGCAACGCAAGGGCATCGACAGCGAACTGGACAAAGCCATGGGCCGTATCAGTGGCGGACTGTACATTATCACTGCCCAGAAAGGCAATGCTAAAGGGGCGATGGTCGCTTCTTGGGTCACCCAAGCCAGTTTTGATCCCCCCGGCTTTACTGTTGCCGTGGCCAAAGACCGGGCGATCGAATCCTTGATGCAAGTGGGCGATCGCTTTGTGCTGAATATCCTCGAAGAAGGCAAATACCAGCCCCTCATGAAACACTTCCTGAAGCGTTTCCCCCCTGGGGCAGATCGTTTTGAAGGGGTGAATGTTCAAACGGCCAAAAATGGCTCTCCTATTCTTAACGATGCCTTGGCTTATCTGGAGTGCGAGGTGGTCAGTCGGATGGAATGCAGCGACCACTGGATCGTCTACAGCAAAATTGATGCGGGCCGCGTATCAAATCCCGATGGCCTCACCGCTGTTCACCATCGCAAAGTGGGGAACTACTACTAG
- a CDS encoding CsbD-like protein, with the protein MSLKDRAKAAAKNIEGKVQEGVADITGDSKSKAEGQAKQMEAKVNHAVEDVKDMAKKIID; encoded by the coding sequence ATGAGTTTAAAAGATAGAGCAAAAGCCGCCGCTAAAAACATTGAAGGCAAAGTCCAAGAAGGTGTTGCAGATATCACTGGTGACTCTAAAAGCAAAGCGGAAGGACAGGCTAAACAAATGGAAGCTAAAGTCAATCATGCCGTTGAAGATGTGAAAGATATGGCAAAAAAAATCATCGATTAA
- a CDS encoding CsbD-like protein: protein MSFFKQFFRFLFIAVSTLVATVLFLNFGYADNAASASTLTAVNPALMQSISMNRMDAMGKQIEGKTQEVMGNITGDPKDQLMGKAKQVESQVRNTVEDVKDSMMSGNRAKAIQKNIEGKTQESIGNVTGNRQDQFSGQAKQLESNVRNVVEDAVNGIFK, encoded by the coding sequence ATGAGCTTTTTTAAACAATTTTTTCGTTTCTTGTTCATAGCGGTTAGCACTTTGGTTGCTACTGTCTTGTTTCTTAACTTTGGCTATGCCGACAATGCAGCCTCAGCTAGCACTTTGACCGCAGTAAATCCTGCCTTGATGCAATCGATTTCGATGAATCGGATGGATGCCATGGGTAAACAAATTGAAGGGAAAACCCAAGAAGTGATGGGCAACATCACAGGCGATCCAAAAGATCAACTGATGGGGAAAGCCAAACAAGTCGAGAGTCAGGTTCGTAATACCGTAGAAGATGTCAAAGATAGCATGATGTCTGGGAACCGAGCCAAGGCTATTCAAAAGAATATTGAAGGCAAAACTCAAGAAAGCATTGGCAACGTCACAGGAAATCGTCAAGACCAATTCTCTGGGCAAGCAAAACAACTAGAAAGCAATGTGCGCAATGTTGTAGAAGATGCAGTGAATGGCATCTTTAAATAA
- a CDS encoding hypothetical protein (conserved exported hypothetical protein), whose translation MNNKDITGAERIVHGKYQDSLGRTHTEYKDAQGNIYTEYIDEYGKIHTYKNSYANGHFSAEIRQTERESRAESNGLRIGILASCTGLAVIGTIYAVTRPEEIEPLPPVVNVEMPTPEEDLTEDTAEPPSVTTIVPINNQPATQPAPQQQPAAQEPAEPSNVNVTVTNPQSPPPAATPTTTPQTTPGVTDSTLRADITEKLRDSLPDNQLRMTVNNGEVTVTGTVSSQDQLQQIPSLLNTINGVKKVTNNATIAP comes from the coding sequence ATGAACAATAAAGATATTACAGGCGCTGAACGGATCGTTCATGGCAAATACCAAGATTCCCTAGGCCGTACCCACACCGAATACAAAGATGCCCAGGGCAATATTTACACCGAATATATAGATGAATATGGCAAGATTCATACCTATAAAAATAGCTATGCTAACGGTCATTTCTCTGCAGAAATACGACAAACTGAACGGGAATCCCGTGCCGAATCTAATGGTCTCCGCATTGGTATTCTCGCCTCTTGTACTGGCCTCGCTGTCATTGGGACGATCTATGCCGTGACTAGACCAGAAGAAATAGAGCCACTGCCCCCAGTTGTGAACGTCGAAATGCCTACCCCTGAAGAAGACTTAACGGAAGACACCGCAGAACCTCCCTCTGTTACCACCATTGTGCCGATCAATAACCAACCAGCGACTCAACCTGCCCCTCAACAGCAACCAGCGGCCCAAGAGCCTGCTGAGCCCTCAAATGTCAATGTAACAGTGACAAACCCACAATCACCTCCTCCAGCAGCAACGCCAACAACAACCCCCCAGACAACGCCTGGGGTGACGGATAGTACCCTCAGAGCAGATATTACAGAAAAATTGCGCGATAGTTTGCCCGATAATCAACTGAGAATGACGGTCAATAACGGGGAAGTAACTGTCACGGGAACTGTTTCGAGTCAAGATCAACTGCAACAGATTCCATCTTTGCTCAACACCATCAACGGGGTTAAAAAAGTGACAAACAATGCAACGATTGCACCGTAA
- the crtR gene encoding beta-carotene oxygenase CrtR, translated as MTAAATSSLVMSREYLRPPGGMNPNVWMIIIAVILIATSVGGYWLWGWYDWVCFCENVLALHLAGTVIHDASHRAAHSNRAVNTILGHASALMLGFAFPVFTRVHLQHHAHVNDPDNDPDHFVSTGGPLWMIAARFFYHEIFFFKRRLWKNYELLEWFLSRAFLGIIVYLGIQYGFIGYVMNFWFVPALVVGIALGLFFDYLPHRPFEERDRWKNARVYPSKLLNILILGQNYHLIHHLWPSIPWYKYQPAYHYIKPLLDQKGSPQSLGLLQGKDFLSFLYDIFVGIRLHHKPKS; from the coding sequence ATGACGGCGGCGGCAACGTCATCATTGGTAATGTCAAGGGAGTATCTGCGGCCCCCAGGAGGAATGAACCCGAATGTGTGGATGATCATCATCGCCGTAATACTCATCGCTACTTCCGTGGGTGGCTACTGGCTTTGGGGTTGGTACGATTGGGTTTGTTTCTGTGAGAATGTTTTGGCCCTCCACCTGGCGGGGACAGTCATCCATGATGCCTCCCACCGGGCAGCCCACAGCAATCGCGCCGTGAACACGATTCTCGGCCATGCCAGTGCGTTAATGTTGGGATTTGCGTTCCCTGTTTTTACCCGGGTTCATCTCCAGCACCATGCCCATGTGAACGACCCAGACAATGATCCTGACCATTTCGTCTCCACGGGTGGACCCTTATGGATGATTGCCGCGCGGTTTTTCTACCATGAAATCTTTTTCTTTAAGCGGCGTCTTTGGAAAAACTACGAACTGCTTGAATGGTTCCTCAGTCGTGCTTTTCTAGGGATCATCGTCTATCTCGGCATTCAATATGGCTTTATCGGTTATGTGATGAATTTCTGGTTTGTGCCGGCCTTAGTCGTGGGGATCGCCCTTGGTTTGTTTTTCGATTACCTGCCCCATCGCCCTTTTGAGGAGCGCGATCGCTGGAAAAATGCCCGGGTTTACCCCAGTAAGCTGCTCAACATCTTAATCCTCGGGCAAAATTATCACCTTATTCATCACCTATGGCCGTCTATCCCTTGGTATAAGTACCAACCGGCCTATCATTACATCAAGCCTCTCCTGGATCAAAAGGGTTCGCCCCAATCTCTTGGGCTACTCCAAGGCAAAGATTTTCTCAGTTTCCTCTACGATATTTTTGTGGGCATCCGCCTGCACCACAAACCCAAGTCTTAA
- a CDS encoding ATPases involved in chromosome partitioning, translating to MVDTQAILAALRPVQDPELQKSLVDLNMIRDVSVVNGVVKFTLVLTTPACPLKEFIVEDCRKAVLPLPGVNAVEVEVTAETPQQKSLPSQQGIENVKNIVAISSGKGGVGKSSVAVNVAIALAQTGAKVGLLDADIYGPNVPNMMGIGEVEIKVDKTSGADILQPEFNYGVKLVSMAFLIDPDQPVIWRGPMLNGIIRQFLYQVNWGELDYLIVDMPPGTGDAQLTMAQAVPMAGAVIVTTPQTVSLLDSRRGLKMFQQMGVNVLGIVENMSYFIPPDLPDRQYDLFGSGGGEKTANELGIPLLGCVPLEIALREGGDTGTPIVVAQPESASAQALVKIAKAIAAKVSVAALA from the coding sequence ATGGTTGATACCCAAGCGATCCTTGCTGCCCTTCGCCCAGTCCAAGACCCGGAACTTCAAAAAAGTCTGGTGGATCTCAATATGATCCGCGATGTTTCTGTGGTGAATGGTGTGGTGAAATTTACCCTCGTACTGACAACGCCAGCCTGTCCCCTCAAAGAGTTCATCGTGGAAGATTGCAGAAAGGCCGTGCTGCCTTTGCCTGGGGTCAATGCTGTCGAAGTGGAGGTGACGGCCGAAACGCCTCAACAAAAGTCTCTCCCTAGTCAGCAGGGTATTGAAAACGTCAAAAATATTGTCGCGATCTCCAGTGGGAAAGGGGGCGTCGGCAAGAGCAGCGTAGCAGTGAATGTGGCGATCGCCTTAGCCCAGACCGGGGCAAAAGTCGGGTTGCTCGACGCTGATATCTATGGGCCGAATGTGCCCAATATGATGGGCATCGGCGAAGTAGAGATTAAGGTCGACAAAACCAGTGGTGCGGATATCCTCCAGCCGGAGTTTAACTATGGCGTCAAACTGGTATCGATGGCCTTTTTGATCGATCCAGACCAGCCGGTGATTTGGCGCGGCCCGATGCTCAATGGGATTATCCGGCAATTCCTTTACCAGGTGAATTGGGGCGAATTGGATTATCTGATCGTCGATATGCCCCCCGGTACTGGGGATGCCCAGCTCACCATGGCCCAGGCGGTCCCTATGGCTGGGGCGGTGATTGTTACGACTCCCCAAACGGTTTCCCTCCTCGATTCTCGCCGGGGTCTAAAGATGTTCCAGCAGATGGGGGTCAATGTGCTGGGGATCGTCGAAAATATGAGCTATTTCATCCCGCCGGATCTACCCGATCGCCAATATGATCTCTTTGGTTCCGGTGGTGGCGAGAAAACAGCGAATGAATTGGGTATTCCCCTCTTGGGTTGTGTTCCCTTAGAAATTGCTCTCCGAGAAGGGGGCGATACAGGGACGCCCATCGTCGTCGCCCAGCCGGAATCTGCCTCAGCTCAGGCCCTGGTGAAGATTGCGAAGGCGATCGCGGCAAAGGTTTCTGTGGCAGCCCTGGCCTAA